The following proteins come from a genomic window of Pseudomonas syringae:
- a CDS encoding iron-containing redox enzyme family protein, whose product MSESFIALGRFEKGQDQTSKTLMFSGSTHEVTGLDGEVEQWNQVLELCDGSRTVEEICALNGDLEEQAIGELLETLAESNLAYRANSGERYMTGDEAILIIEDLQADLLHKTLYANRFWRGMQTPESVPENVYYGMAIENFNFLYRESWFDSPVLNYVASEKARLKMNEFYGEEYGHDELIFQALSTLGITQQQIRESVPLPETLALCNALAYWAATDPLFFFTTMGILEGKDIEVDSYIIAMQASGKIKDEFIAPILAHANINIGAEHGVLTRELFAEIPVVTADQLRSMKSNTHIFVELYDNFHSAVWDFYSTTHTLLRPVNL is encoded by the coding sequence ATGAGTGAGTCTTTCATCGCACTGGGTCGATTCGAGAAAGGTCAGGACCAGACGTCAAAAACCTTGATGTTTTCAGGCAGCACCCATGAGGTCACCGGCCTGGACGGCGAAGTTGAGCAGTGGAATCAAGTGCTGGAACTGTGTGACGGTTCAAGGACCGTAGAAGAAATCTGCGCCCTGAACGGCGATCTGGAAGAACAGGCCATTGGCGAGTTGCTGGAGACGCTGGCCGAAAGCAACCTGGCTTATCGAGCAAACTCAGGTGAGCGTTACATGACCGGCGACGAAGCCATCCTGATAATCGAGGATCTTCAGGCCGATCTGCTGCACAAGACGCTCTACGCGAACAGGTTCTGGCGAGGCATGCAGACACCAGAATCCGTGCCTGAAAATGTGTACTACGGAATGGCCATCGAGAACTTCAACTTTCTGTACCGTGAAAGCTGGTTTGATTCCCCGGTGCTTAACTACGTCGCCTCCGAAAAAGCGCGGCTGAAGATGAACGAGTTCTACGGTGAAGAATACGGACATGACGAACTCATTTTTCAGGCACTGAGCACCTTGGGCATCACCCAGCAACAGATCCGTGAGTCTGTGCCACTGCCTGAGACACTCGCGCTGTGCAACGCACTTGCCTATTGGGCGGCGACCGACCCGCTGTTTTTCTTTACCACGATGGGCATCCTTGAAGGCAAGGACATTGAAGTGGACAGCTACATCATCGCCATGCAGGCAAGTGGCAAGATAAAAGACGAATTCATCGCCCCCATTCTGGCCCACGCCAACATCAACATTGGTGCCGAACACGGAGTGCTGACCCGCGAGCTGTTTGCTGAAATACCGGTAGTGACGGCTGATCAGCTACGCAGTATGAAATCCAATACCCATATATTTGTGGAGCTTTACGACAACTTCCACTCTGCTGTCTGGGATTTCTACTCCACAACCCACACGCTGCTCAGGCCCGTCAACCTATAG
- a CDS encoding iron-containing redox enzyme family protein, with the protein MQTHSQRFRYPKFRAGVQHTQVDNSHHLDYRLQSVVLENPEDTSLVALLADLKEGCLSTDELYDKHHPMIDSQIIEALIIDLDKHYLLTEGRYIQPNGVLSGKEFTRKLNATIAAFHRKQGDSSLYQRMKDQTVTRTQLIGFALEYYHIVKQAPKVISPAMAHHSSPEVYQGIKKLFLEEHDHESLLADALSAVSVDREKLKYVAPLDSTFSIYSSLGVYARQHLLSFISSLFLFEEPYPEFNELFLESCERLGIPKAFWGPIIGHSNVNESEGHGNITNDLLSHFPAVSEEEARVTLVHVCSLLELMGKWDSQICSYYESGVKLRLFS; encoded by the coding sequence ATGCAAACGCACAGTCAACGTTTTCGTTACCCTAAATTCCGGGCCGGTGTTCAGCACACTCAGGTGGATAACAGCCACCACCTGGACTATCGACTGCAAAGCGTCGTATTGGAGAACCCCGAAGACACCAGCCTTGTCGCGTTGCTGGCGGATCTGAAAGAAGGTTGCCTCAGCACAGACGAGCTTTATGACAAGCACCATCCGATGATCGACTCGCAGATCATCGAAGCGCTAATTATCGATCTGGATAAACACTATCTCCTGACAGAGGGCAGGTACATCCAGCCCAACGGGGTGCTGTCCGGAAAAGAATTCACGCGAAAATTGAATGCAACGATTGCGGCTTTTCACAGAAAGCAGGGTGACTCGTCCCTCTACCAGCGCATGAAAGATCAGACCGTCACCCGCACCCAGCTCATTGGTTTTGCGCTTGAGTACTACCATATTGTCAAACAGGCACCCAAGGTCATCTCGCCGGCCATGGCACACCATTCCAGCCCAGAGGTATACCAGGGTATAAAAAAACTGTTTCTGGAAGAGCATGACCATGAATCGTTGCTCGCCGATGCCTTGTCAGCGGTATCGGTCGATCGGGAAAAACTGAAATACGTCGCTCCGCTGGATTCGACGTTTTCCATTTACTCCTCTTTGGGCGTGTACGCGAGACAACACCTGTTGTCGTTCATCAGCTCGCTATTCCTCTTTGAAGAACCCTACCCTGAGTTCAACGAGCTTTTTTTAGAGTCCTGCGAGCGTCTGGGCATCCCTAAAGCGTTCTGGGGCCCGATCATCGGGCATTCCAACGTTAACGAGTCTGAAGGGCACGGCAATATCACCAACGACCTGCTAAGTCATTTTCCAGCGGTATCGGAAGAGGAAGCACGGGTCACATTGGTCCATGTCTGTTCCCTGCTTGAACTGATGGGGAAATGGGACAGCCAGATCTGCTCGTACTACGAGAGCGGCGTCAAACTTCGTCTTTTTAGCTGA